From the genome of Solanum lycopersicum chromosome 12, SLM_r2.1:
AATTGCATATCCTTAGGCATAATCGTAACTCTTTTAGCATGAATTGCACACAAATTAGTATCTTCAAAGAGGCCCACCAAATACGCCTCAGCCGCTTCCTGAAGAGCAGCTACAGCACTACTCTGGAATCTCAAATCCGTCTTGAAATCCTGTGCAATTTCTCTAACCAGTCTCTGAAAAGGTAGCTTTCTAATCAATAACTCGGTACTCTTTTGGTACTTACGGATCTCACGAAGAGCAACAGTTCCTGGACGGAATCGGTGAGGCTTCTTCACTCCTCCGGTAGCTGGTGCTGATTTCCTTGCAGCTTTGGTGGCTAATTGCTTCCTCGGTGCCTTCCCTCCGGTGGATTTTCTC
Proteins encoded in this window:
- the LOC101268556 gene encoding histone H3.2-like; its protein translation is MARTKQTARKSTGGKAPRKQLATKAARKSAPATGGVKKPHRFRPGTVALREIRKYQKSTELLIRKLPFQRLVREIAQDFKTDLRFQSSAVAALQEAAEAYLVGLFEDTNLCAIHAKRVTIMPKDMQLARRIRGERA